TTTAACGAGCCGCACGCAGAAATGAAGATGAGCGAATATGTTGCTCTTTTAAAAAAAGAACCCACCAATTACCGTATTTTTCTTTGGAACATTTTAAAGGAAGTGCCACAACTCCAAAAAGATTTTAGTTATCCAGATTTTGGTTTGAAATTAATGAAAGGCCTACCAATGCTCTTTTTCGGCGGAACAGATTCGTACACGTTTATGCATTATGACATTGATTTGGCAAACATCTTCCATTTTCACTTTCAAGGAAAAAAAGAAGTGATTCTCTTCGACCAAAAACAGAATGATTATCTATATAAAATACCCCATTCCTTAATTACTCGTGAAGATATAGATTTTCACAATCCTGATTATACCAAATGGCCAGCATTAAAAAAAGCGGAGGGCTATATCACCAACTTAGAGCACGGCAATGTTTTATACATGCCCGAAGGCTATTGGCATTATATGCGCTACATTACCCCAGGTTTTTCGATGAGCCTACGTGCCATTGCAAGAAATCCTAAAAACTTGGCCAAAGCAATTTATAATATTGCTGTTATGCGTTACTACGATCAGTTAATGCGAAAACTAAAAGGACAAAAATGGATTGATTGGAAAAACGAACAAGCTATTTTGCGCACCAATAAAATGCTATAGTTCCTTAAGAATTCAGTACCTTTCCTTTAATTTTTTTTAAATGAAAATCGCCGCAATCGTTTTTATACTACTTTGGGTACAGGTAACTTTTGCACAGGCCTATACCGGAAAGGGCGACGTAAAATTCCAGATTGGTGCTAATTTTCAAGATAATGGCACTGGAATTATGGGGAGTGTAGATTTTGGCGTGGGTGAAAATATTTCACTCGGACTGGCTTCAACATATTTGTTGGGCATCGATAAAATTAGAAATAAAAGTGGCGAAGAAGAGCCCTTCGCAGATTTTAAGGATAGGTTTGACTTCCGTGCACGTTTTAACGCAAACCTTGGAAATGTTATAAACGTTGATGAATATTTAGATGTTTATCCCGGTCTTTACGCAAGTTTGAAAAACTTTGGCGGGCATTTGGGTTTGCGATACTTCTTTACCAATGGTTTTGGAGTTTTTACCGAGATAAATATTCCTATTTCAAAATACAACACAAATATGTTAACTCAGGCCGAAAAGTTGCATAATCAAGTTTCAGTTAGCTTTGGGGCTTCGTTCAATATCTATTAAATAGGCGCTATTGGTATGAGTTTAAAATTCGCTTAATTATACCTTATTCTTCAAAAAATATACTTTCAATTGGCAATTTAAATAATCTTGAAATCTTAAAGGCAAGTGGTAAACTGGGATCAAATTTTCCTGTTTCAATAGCGTTTATAGTTTGCCGAGAAACCTGAACTTCAACTGACAATTGGGCTTGGGTCATATTGTGCTGGGCACGTAGTATTTTGATTTTATTCTTCATTTGTATCTATTTAAGCCTACAAAAGTTGCTACTAAATATGTAATCCCAATGAGTATAACTACATCTGCAATTTCCGCGTTAATACTAATAATTTTTGCTTGATCTAATAATGAATAGCTCAATCCACCAACCACGCCTATACCTAATGAAATTGCCATTGCCTCAACATGTATTTTGCGCTGCATTTCGTCCAAATTGTTAATGTATTTTCGATTCATAATAATCATTCCTATACCAACAACAGTAGCTATAAAAATAAATATGAGAGTTAATACAGTATTGCCTTCCCAGAAAAATTTTTGTCCAAAGGAGGCCACTGCCATGGCTATTACCCACCCTCCGGTCCAATAGGCTAATTGTTTAATATTGTTCCTATTGGTTACTTTCCATGTATTCTGTTTTGCGTCCATAAGTAAAGTTTATTTGATTATTTGTAAAGTTTATTTGACACAAATATAAATAAATGCCTTGAAATGTCAAGTTTTATTTACAATAAATTCTAATTATTTTAAAATTTCATTCACTTTGTGGTACACCAACTCAGGTTCCCACCCACGATAAAAAAGGTAATCGGCCAGTTTTTTTCGCTTTTTTTGAAGATTTTTTTCGCCAGCTAATTGTAGCAATCGTTTGTCTGCCAAGATTTCAAAGGTTTTGTAGTATTCAGCATCGGGTATTTCCTTTAGAGCAATTTTAATATTGAATTTTGAAATTTCACGGAATTTCAATTCATTCACAATTCTATTTCTTCCCCATTTTTTCGTTCTAAACTTTCCTCTGGCATAGGCTTGCGCAAAGCGGGTTTCATTTAAAAAATTATGTTTAAGTAAGTGATCTATAATATTATCCACTGTCACCGGGATCATCTGCATTTCATACAGTTTTTGGCGCACTTCTTTATGGCAACGTTCCTGATAGGCACAGTAGCGCTCCATTCGCCTGGTAGCTTCTTCAACGGTGTATGTTTTGTGAGTGTTCAAACTGGAAGTAAAACTAACAAAAAAACCCCTTTCGAAGTAAGTCTTCAAAAGGGGTTTTGGTTATTTTATCAATTCACCATCTTTATCGTGAAAGTGATATTCAAGATATGTATATGCATCTCTTGGTTGAATTTTTATCCATTTTTTGTGCTCCAAAAACCATTTGGTGCGCACACTTGGAAAACCTTTGGTTAAAAAGGCCGCTATAAAAGGGTGCGTATTTAGCGTTATCTTTTTATAGTCTTTTTTGAATAGGCGCTTTACCTCTTCATTTATTCTGTTAACAACAATTATAGGCGCTTCAATTTCTCCGTCTATCACATTACTGGGATTTTCTTCACGGGTTTTAATATTCATTTCTGGCCTAACGCGTTGGCGGGTTATTTGTATTAACCCAAACTTACTTGGTGGTAGTATTTTGTGCTTTGCTCTATCGTCTTTCATTTCATCGCGAAGATGGTTGTAGAGCTGTTTTCGGTGATTGGCATTTGCCAAATCAATAAAATCTACCACAATAATGCCTCCCATATCGCGTAACCTTAGTTGTCTTGCCACTTCGGTAGCTGCAATTAAATTCACTTCCAGCGCAGTGCCTTCTTGTGTTTTTTGCTTATTGCTACGATTACCGCTATTCACGTCTATTACGTGCATTGCTTCGGTATGTTCTATAACCAAATAGGCTCCTTTGCTACCTGAGACCGTTTTTCCGAAGGAAGTTTTAATTTGCCGATCGATGCCAAATTTTTCAAACATCGGTACATTGCTATCATAAAACTTTACGATATTGTCTTTTTTGGGTGCAATTTCCTGCACATAATCTTTTATTTGCAAGTATAGGGTTTCATCGTCTATATGTATTGCAGAGAATGAATCGTTGAACATATCACGAATGATAGATGCTCCCCTATTTAACTCACTTAGCACTTTTGAAGGGTGGTGCGCCCCTTGTAGCTTCTTACACATCGCTGTCCAGCGTTCCATAAGATTCTGTAAATCTTTGTC
This region of Aequorivita marisscotiae genomic DNA includes:
- a CDS encoding cupin-like domain-containing protein; the protein is MQLQKIDKVKTITKEDFLKNYFKPQKPVVIERFVEDWPAFTKWDLNYMAEVAGDKTVPLYDNRPVSHKDGFNEPHAEMKMSEYVALLKKEPTNYRIFLWNILKEVPQLQKDFSYPDFGLKLMKGLPMLFFGGTDSYTFMHYDIDLANIFHFHFQGKKEVILFDQKQNDYLYKIPHSLITREDIDFHNPDYTKWPALKKAEGYITNLEHGNVLYMPEGYWHYMRYITPGFSMSLRAIARNPKNLAKAIYNIAVMRYYDQLMRKLKGQKWIDWKNEQAILRTNKML
- a CDS encoding DUF6646 family protein produces the protein MKIAAIVFILLWVQVTFAQAYTGKGDVKFQIGANFQDNGTGIMGSVDFGVGENISLGLASTYLLGIDKIRNKSGEEEPFADFKDRFDFRARFNANLGNVINVDEYLDVYPGLYASLKNFGGHLGLRYFFTNGFGVFTEINIPISKYNTNMLTQAEKLHNQVSVSFGASFNIY
- a CDS encoding helix-turn-helix transcriptional regulator; this translates as MKNKIKILRAQHNMTQAQLSVEVQVSRQTINAIETGKFDPSLPLAFKISRLFKLPIESIFFEE
- a CDS encoding regulatory protein RecX; protein product: MNTHKTYTVEEATRRMERYCAYQERCHKEVRQKLYEMQMIPVTVDNIIDHLLKHNFLNETRFAQAYARGKFRTKKWGRNRIVNELKFREISKFNIKIALKEIPDAEYYKTFEILADKRLLQLAGEKNLQKKRKKLADYLFYRGWEPELVYHKVNEILK
- a CDS encoding Rne/Rng family ribonuclease, which gives rise to MNYELFIRSGSQEVDFALLKDGKLIELHKEEEDNNFTVGDIFLAKIRKTVPGLNAAFVNVGYEKDGFLHYHDLGPKILSQLKFVKAVSSGKLKDYSLKEFPFEKEIDKHGNLNDALKSNQSILVQIVKEPISTKGPRISSELSIAGRYIVLVPFSDRVSVSQKIETNEEKDRLKRLITSIKPKGFGVIIRTVAEGKKVAELDKDLQNLMERWTAMCKKLQGAHHPSKVLSELNRGASIIRDMFNDSFSAIHIDDETLYLQIKDYVQEIAPKKDNIVKFYDSNVPMFEKFGIDRQIKTSFGKTVSGSKGAYLVIEHTEAMHVIDVNSGNRSNKQKTQEGTALEVNLIAATEVARQLRLRDMGGIIVVDFIDLANANHRKQLYNHLRDEMKDDRAKHKILPPSKFGLIQITRQRVRPEMNIKTREENPSNVIDGEIEAPIIVVNRINEEVKRLFKKDYKKITLNTHPFIAAFLTKGFPSVRTKWFLEHKKWIKIQPRDAYTYLEYHFHDKDGELIK